The Hornefia porci genome contains the following window.
TTTTCTCTGTTCGTCATTTTCATCATCTCCATCCAGATCCTCAATGCTTTTCTCCTCCGGCAGAGACTGTCGCGGAGCACTTCATAATTCCTCTCAGATTTTCAGGATCCCGTATGCGACGGCACAGCAGACCGCCGCCGCGATCCAGAACATGAGGACAACCCTTTTTTCCGGCATTCCGCCTTCCTCAAAGTGGTGATGAATCGGCGCCATCCGGAACACGCGCTTTCCGGTCGTCTGGAACGAGACGACCTGAATGATCACCGACAGTGCTTCCATCACAAAGACAAAGCCCGCAAACGGGATCAGCAGTTCTGCCTTTGTCATCAGAATCGCCGCCGTCATGCCTCCGCCCAGAGCCATGGAGCCCGTATCGCCCATAAACACCCGGGCCGGATATTTGTTATATACCAGAAAACCGATGCACGCGCCGCAGACCGCGCACAGATAAAATGCGCTGGGATAGCTGGCGAATATGTTCGCGACGATCGCGAAGAAGAACGCGAAGATCGCGGATACTCCGCCACAGAGTCCGTCCATTCCGTCTGTCAGGTTCACCGAATTCGCCATCGCCACCAGAACAAAGGCGACGAAGGGCACAAACCAGATTCCGAAATCGACGTTGCGATCGATGAACGGCACCCATACCTGACTTCCCATGTCGGTGAACTTCATGATGTAGACGCCGAACAGGACTCCTGCCAGAATCTGCAGAACCAGCTTCTGCCACGCCCGCAGTCCGAGGTTGTGCTTCTCAGTGACCTTGATGAAATCATCCAGAAATCCGATCAGGCCGAACGCCAGACCGACCAGGATGATGATCCAGGTATCGCGGGTCGGGCGCGTACCGATAATCGTACACATGACGATGGCCGCATAAATTGCGATTCCACCCATCGTCGGCGTTCCCTGTTTCCTGAGATGGGACTTGGGCCCGTCCTCGCGGATGAACTGCTGGAACTGCCTGTGCTTCAGAATCGGAATCTCGATGGAGGTCAGCACCACACTTGCGATGACCGCCAGAACAATAACAACACCAAATTGATAAGCTCTCATGTTTCTTTCCCCTAACCGTTAATGATTTTGTCGGCGATCTCCCAGAAGTGTCTGGTCATGGAAGCTTTTGTCAGCACCAGATCGCCCTCCTTCAAAAGTTTCGGAAGCTCCGGATACAGATCTTCCTTTTCGTCAAAATACAGAGCGTCGCAGCCGGCTTCCCGTGCGCCTCTTACGATTTCCGCCGCCTTCGGCTCTATCCCGACGACCAGTGAAATCCCGTGTTCCGCCGCGTACCTGCCGACTTCATAGTGGAGTGCGGGCGTGTCGTCTCCCAGCTCGTTCATCGCGCCCAGGATCGCCACCCGGCGTTCCGCCGGCGTTGCCTCCATGGTGCGGACTGCGGACTTCACTGAATCCGGAGCGGCGTTGTAGGAATCGTCCAGCACGCGGATTCCGCGGGCCTCTCTGACCTTCAGACGCTTCCCGGTCAACTGCAGCTTACGCAGCCCCTCCGCCGCCTGATCCATAGTGACGCCGTACTGTGCGCACGCCGCGACCGCCAGTGCAGCGTTCAGAGCGTTGTGCGCGCCCGGAACGTTCAGCCGGAATTCCCGGGATTCTCCGCCCGCCGTAAGTGTGAAGCTCACGCCTTCCAGACCCATGTCCCGAATGTCGGAAACCACGTAGTCCTCCGTACCGGTCTCACCTGCGGTAATCACTTTATAATCGCCGTGAATCCTGCTGCGTTTCAGCAGATCGCAGGACTCATTGATAATCAGAACATTGTCTCTGCCGAAGAAATCGGTAATCTCCATCTTCGCTCTGTAAATATTTTCCCGGGAGCCCAGATTTTCCAGATGACTGATCCCCACATTCGTAATGACCGCCACCTCCGGCCTGGTCATATCCGCCAGGCGGTGAATCTCGCCGGCGTGCTCCATGCCCTCCTCCAGAACCGCCATCTCCATCGTGGAGTCGAAGGTGAACACGGTCAGCGGGATCCCCACATCACTGTTGTAGTTCTTGATGGGGCGTCCCGTCTTATACTTTTCGCTCAGGATATAATAGACCATGTCCCGGGTGGAGGTCTTTCCGACGCTTCCTGTCACCGCGATTTTTCCGACCCCGATTTTGTCCAGGTAATAATGGGTCAGTGCCTGCAGGCCCGCCAGTGTATCCCGCACCAGGATGACGTTCGCGTCAGCGAGTGCCTCTGCCGCATCACTTTCGGAAATCAGGAAGGTCTTTCCTCCCTGTTCCGCGACCTGACGGACAAACCGGTGCGCGTCCGTATTTTCTCCCAGCAGCGCCACAAACAGATCGCCCTGCTGAAAAATTCTGGAATCCGTGCACACGCCCGTGACAACAGCGTCTTCCTTCCCGGCCAGCAGCTGACCGCCTGTCGCGTCCACGATTTCTCTGATCGTAATGGCATCCATTTTACATTCCTCTACTTTCTGTAAAGATATACGGTATCGCCTTTATTGACTTTGGTTCCGGCCTTCGGATACTGATCCACAATTTTGAAATCAGTTTTTCCGTTCTTGACGGCCGGACTCACCTGATATTTAAGTCCCTTCTTACTCAGGATCGCCGCAGCCTGTGCGTAAGTTTTCCCGGCAAGTCCGGGCAGATAAACAACGTTCTGGCTTTTCTCTGAGGAGCTGGTGTATTTGGGACTTATCTCCATATAGGTCAGCGCCTTTTTGAAGAAGGTTCCTGCCACCGGTGCGGCGACCGCGCTTCCGTACTGGCTTCCCTTAGGACTGTCCACGACAACGAGAACCGCCAGTTTCGGATCCTCCATCGGCGCCATGCCCAGGAAGGAGGAATAAGTGTCCTTTGTGTACTTTCCGTTCACAACCTTGTCCGCGGTGCCGGTTTTACCTCCGATCCGGTAGCCCGCGACGGCCGCGTTTTTACCGCCGCCCTTTTCCACCACGTATTCCATGATATCCTTCATTTCGTTCGCGGTTTTCGTGGAGATGACCTTCCGGACTTTCTTTGTCTTAAAGGTCTTCACTGTCTTTCCGCTGCTGTCGGTCATCCTGCTGATGATCCGGGGCTGCATCAGAACGCCGTCGTTTCCGATCGCGCAGGCTGCCGTCAGAATCTGTATCGGCGTCAGCGCGATGCCCTGTCCGTAGGACATGGTCGCGAGATCCACATTGGTCAGCGAGGATTCGTTCTTGATAATCGCAGAGGTTTCCGCAGGCAGATCCACATGCGTCTTATCGGTGATTCCAAACATTTCCAGATAATTGTAGTATTTCTTTTTTCCGAGCTTCTCCACCAGACGAACCTGCACCGTATTGCAGGAATTTCCGACCGCCTGGGTAAGGGTCTGGTTGCCGTGCCCCGCTTTGTTCCAGCAGTACAGGCGTGTTCCGTTCACCAGAATGGAGCCGCTGTCATAATATCGCGTGGTCGGCGTCGTCACCCCTTCCTCCAGCGCCGCGGAGGTTGTGACCAGCTTGAAGGTGGAGCCCGGCTCGTAAAGATCGCTGACGATGGGGTTGCTCCACATCTTGCTGAGATAGCTCGTCTGCTGTTTGGTCGTCATCTTATTGAAGGCGGCGAGCTCCGTCCCGGAAACCGGCTCCGTCGCGTTGTTGGGATCAAAGGACGGATTAGTGACACACGCCAGAATATCTCCTGTCTCCGGATTCATGACAAGACACATAATCCGCTTCGCCTGTGTCTTTTTCATCGCGGCGGCCACCGCCTTTTCCACGTAATTCTGAAGCACCTCGTCGATGGTCAGATACAGATTGTATCCGTCCTTTGCCTGATAGAGCTTCTGCGAACCGTAGGACAGCGTATCTCCGTTGAGGTCGGTTTCCTTGATCCATCTTCCTGAGACTCCGCTCAGATAATTGTCGAACTGCGCTTCGATTCCGCTGCGTCCCACATTGTCATCGGTAACACTCCCCAGCAGTTTCGCGGCGGTCGTGCCCAGCGGATAGTAGCGCTTCGTGCCCTCCGTTATCTCAAGGCCTGTGATATCCAGTTCCCGAATCTTATCGCATTGTTTTTTGTCCAGATATTTCGCCAGGCGCACCAGATTCGACTTGGATTTCAGCCGGCTCTTAATAGTGGACGCCTTCATATCGAGGATCACCGCCAGCTTTGTGGAAATCTCATCCAGCTTGGTGTCGCTGACGTAGTTTTCTGTTATCTGCGCCGGCCGGACCCACACGGAATAACAGATGGCACTGGACGCCATCTCCTTCCCGTTTTTGTCATAAATCACCCCGCGGTTCGCCTCGATGGTACTGTCGCTCATCTGCTGGCTGATCGCCTTCTGGCTGTAATCCTCCGCCCTGACGATCTGAATCCACGCGGTCCGCAGTGCAAGCACCAGTACCAGCGCCAGTATCATCAGGAACACGATGATGATTCTCTTCTTGCTTTTCATTCCGACCTTTGACATATAGTCTGAACCACTCCTGTTCATTACGAAAAAACCAGACAGCCGTTTCTGTATGAAGTTGTCTGGTCACCGTCTATTCAATTATAATAGAAAACGCATCAAGAATAAAGGATTAATTGTATGCTTCCCTGCGGATCACCGCGGCGAAATTCCGCCTGGGCGTATCGCTGTCTTTCAGATAAACACAGTTGTCCGAGGTCGGATAAACCATCCCCAGTTTCGATTTCGCCACCTTCTCGATGTGATCTACGTTATTGGCTGTTTTGATTTTCACGTCCAGTGTATCCACTTCACCCTGCAGCGCTTTGTTCTTCGCGATCAGAGCATTGTTCTCACAGCGGATTTCCGCCGCGTATGCGGTCATCACCACCATCGCCACACAGACGCAGCCGATCATGACGATCGCCGCCAGTATTCTTCTCTTATCAATTACACTCATGATTGACCCCTAAATCTTCTCACACACCCGCAATTTGGCGCTCCGGGCGCGTGGATTCAAATCCAGCTCCGACGCTTCCGCCACGATGGGTTTCCGCGTCACCTTTCTGATATCGGCCTTTTTCCCGCATACACAGACGGGAAATTCCGGCGGACATGTACACGGATCCGCTCTTTTCTGCAGTTTCTGTTTGACGATCCGATCCTCAAGGGAGTGGAAGGTAATGATACAAAGTCTTCCGCCCGGATTCATCACATCCAGATACTCGTCAACCGCCCGCGACAGCTCGCCCAGTTCATCGTTCACTTCAATCCGTATCGCCTGAAACGTCCGTTTCGCCGGATGCGGACCTGACCGCCTCGCCCCGGCCGGAATGGCTTTCTTGATAATTTCCACCAGCTCCGACGTACTCTCTACGGGTTTTTCAGCGCGCGCCCGCACAATGAAAGCCGCGATTCTGGAGGCCCATCGTTCCTCGCCATACTCCCGGATGATCCGTGTCAGCTCATCACGGTCATAACTGTTGACCACGTCATACGCAGTCAGATCGTCCTCCCTGTTCATCCTCATGTCCAGCGGCGCGTCCTGCATATAGGAAAACCCCCTCTCCGCGTTATCCAGCTGAAAGGAGGAAACGCCGATATCCAGCAGCGCCCCGTCTATTTTCTCAATCCCTTTTTCCGCCAGTACCGTTTTGATGTCGGCGTAGTTGCTTTGAACAAAGTACTTCCTGCAGCTGAATTCCTGCAGCCGCTTCTCTGCCGCCTCCAGCGCATCCCTGTCTCTGTCGGTTCCGATCAGCGTTCCCTGCTCTGACAGACGTTCACAGATATGAAAGGAGTGTCCCCCTCCCCCTAACGTTCCGTCCACATAGACGCCGTCCGGTCTGATATTGAGATTTTCGATGCACTGATCCAGCAGCACCGGCGTGTGCCTGAATTCCATAGCCGCTCCTAAAAATTGTACTTCGCGAGAGCTTCTGAGTAGTCCTCCGTCTGCATGCTTCCCTCGTTGTCGGGAGTTTCCCATACCTCCCGGCTCCAGATTTCGATTTTCTTCATCGCCCCCATCGTCACCAGTTCCTTGGTGATTTTCGCGTAATCGATCAGAGGCTGCGGAATAACAATCCTTCCCTGCTTGTCGAATTCACACTCGACCGCATTTGCATAATGATCCCGGATGTATTCCCTGACCTTCGGATCCGACTCCGGAAGTTCCGCGATTTTCTCAGTGAGTTTATCCCACTCGTTCATGGAGTAAATGTACAGGCACGTATCTAACCCCTTCGTCAGGACGCATTTGCCTGCAAGCTGATCTCTGTGCTTCGAGGGCACGATCAGCCTGTTCTTCGCATCTATGGAGTTATAATACGTGCCCATGAACATTTTGGCTGAACTCCTCTTCTACCCCTTTATCTTTTGATACAAATCCATTCTACACCACTTCACACCACCTTTCAAACATTTTTCACCACTAAATTGTCATCTAACACCACTTTTCTCCACCAAACACCATTCTCTTTCCCAGGCATAACAAAAAAGCCACAAGATATTGTGGCTTTCCAAAAATCGTATCCCAATTAGCGGATCCCTTTTATGAGTTTTTCTTTTTCCTGCCGGGTGAGTTTTTTGATCGCCGCCTCCCGGCGCATCGCTTCGTTTTTTGTGTCAAAGGATTCATAATACGCCAGCTCCACGGGAAGCCTGGATCGGGTATATCTGCCGCCCCGCCCCGCGTTATGCGCCGCCAGGCGCTTCTCCAGATCGTTCGTCCATCCTGTGTACAGGCTTCCGTCGCCGCAGCGAAGAATATAGGTGTAATTCATTCCTCCCGACTCTCCGGTTTCTGCGCGGGCTCCGGCCGATCCTGCGTTTGCACTCTCTGCGCGGGCTCCGGCTGCTCCTGTGTTTCCGTTCTCCGCACCCCCATCAGGCACTCCACATTGGTCGCTCCGTTCACCCGGGTTCGAAACGCATAGAGTTCCTCTGCATCGTCATCCTGTCCGAGTGAAATCTCCGGCCGGGCCGCAAAGATCTCAATGTCAGTACCCAGAGCGGCTTCGCGCATAAAACGGATATTGATTGAAGTCACTTCCTTCTCACAGATCTCGGGGATATAGTTCCAGAGCAGATCAGAATAGTTCGCGTTGTTCATATGACGGTTCATATCGCAGTCGCTGTAAAAGACATGGTGCTCCCCCACCGGCTCGAACCGCAGATCCTTCGGGAAATGATACCGCCGGGGGATCGAAAGTGTCAGCGCCTCATCCTGTTCGTATTCTGTGATATCGATTTCATTCGTTCCACAGAGTTTTCCGGTGATCCGGTTGGCCACCGCCCATTCGCTGTATGCCTCCGCCACCAGCTCGTCCCCGCGCAGAATCTCATAGCAGCGCGGAAAAGTCGCCGCCTTCCCCGGACAGATCCACGTGTGTGCCTCTATTTTATCGTATTGCTGAAGCTGCGCGTGGATTTTGATGTTCATGCGGGTGACGATAAACGCCTTGCCGTCAAAAAAAAGGTCATAATACGACGGCTTGCGGTCCCTCATCTGATGGTTCGCCGTCTCCTGCATGTACCGGACGAGATTCGTCGGCTTGATATGATTGTTCTGATCTACATCATGACAGGTCACTTCATAGTGCTCTGAATATTTCATAATTCCCCCCTACTGTAAATGCGTACCTGAACACAGGCGTCAATCAGGGCGTGCTGGGTACGCCTTAATTATATAGCATACGCGAATTTCAAGTCAAACGACAGAACCCTTAATTTGTACAAAAACAAAAGGGTAATCAAAGTTTTTTAGGGTCTCTGTTCATTCGGGTCTAACAGTGGGCTCCTTCCGTGGGGTCTGACAATGGGGGCAGTGCGTAGGGGCAAAAGAACTCAAAATGATTAGAGGAGGCCGTGATTGCCTCCTCTATGCTTCTTCATTTATCATATAACTGCAACGATTTTAAAATGAAAGGAGCATACATGAATGATATCATAAGATTTCTTGAATTAGAAGACCCTGCAATAACAATCGAGGACATCTCCACAGAGGGACGTGTCAAAACGGTTACGTTGTCGACACCACCGGAGATCAGATTCTGTCCCCGGTGCAGCTTTCGAATGCATTCCAGAGGGATCAGGATCCGAAGGGTCAATCATCCGATATTGCAGGACACGTATCAGTTAGTCCTTTTACTGAAGCAGCGGCGCTGGCGCTGTACGAACGGGCAATGTCGATATGAAGAAAATGAATCTTTTAATTTCATAAGTAAACACCGTCGGAACACAAACGCAGCCGACTTTCTCATCGTCAATGAATTCCGGGATCTGACTAAGTCTGCCGCAGATATCGCAAGGAAGTTCAACACTTCTGACACATACGCCATCAACGTATTTGACCGGTATGTCAACATGAAGAGGATTGCCCTGACGGATGCGATCAGCATCGACGAAGTTCATCTCGACATCGATCAGATATGTCAATATGCGCTGGTCGTTCAGGATTTTCATACAGGAGAAGTGATTGATCTGCTCGAAAGCCGCAGGCAGAATGTGACTGAACCATACTTCGCATCCATTCCAAAGGAAGAACGTTTTGCCGTTCAATATCTCATCACGGACATGAACAATGAATATCTTCGCTATGTTGAGAGATACTTTCCGAACGCAGTATCTGTCGTAGATTCTTTCCATGTGATCCAGTGGATCGTCAAAGAACTTGCGGATTTCATACGCGATCTGCAGAATACGATCAGAGAGCGTGACGAAATACGGCAGAAAAAACTGTCGGAAAAGGCCGGACACCAGGTAAGGCTTCCAATGTCCGATGAACTGTATCTGCTGAAGCACTACCGTTTCCTTTTACTTTCCAATGCAGATTCCATCACATATCACGAGGAACCACACATGGACCGGCACTTCAGATGCCTGATGAGAACCTCCGATTACAAGGAACGCTTTTTTCTCATTGATCCCGCGTTGAAAGAACTCCATGATCTGAAAGAGCGTTATGTGCGATTCAACACAGTAAATGCCGGCAAGCCTCAAAAGGCGGCAATCGAATTGAATCAACTGATCAATGACTACGCCCATTGCGATCACGACATCTTTATCCGTTTTTCCAGACTCCTGAAACGACACAGGGAACCTATCATCAACTCATTCGTTCTGATGGAACGGCTTGATAAAAACGG
Protein-coding sequences here:
- the mraY gene encoding phospho-N-acetylmuramoyl-pentapeptide-transferase; this encodes MRAYQFGVVIVLAVIASVVLTSIEIPILKHRQFQQFIREDGPKSHLRKQGTPTMGGIAIYAAIVMCTIIGTRPTRDTWIIILVGLAFGLIGFLDDFIKVTEKHNLGLRAWQKLVLQILAGVLFGVYIMKFTDMGSQVWVPFIDRNVDFGIWFVPFVAFVLVAMANSVNLTDGMDGLCGGVSAIFAFFFAIVANIFASYPSAFYLCAVCGACIGFLVYNKYPARVFMGDTGSMALGGGMTAAILMTKAELLIPFAGFVFVMEALSVIIQVVSFQTTGKRVFRMAPIHHHFEEGGMPEKRVVLMFWIAAAVCCAVAYGILKI
- a CDS encoding UDP-N-acetylmuramoyl-tripeptide--D-alanyl-D-alanine ligase; translated protein: MDAITIREIVDATGGQLLAGKEDAVVTGVCTDSRIFQQGDLFVALLGENTDAHRFVRQVAEQGGKTFLISESDAAEALADANVILVRDTLAGLQALTHYYLDKIGVGKIAVTGSVGKTSTRDMVYYILSEKYKTGRPIKNYNSDVGIPLTVFTFDSTMEMAVLEEGMEHAGEIHRLADMTRPEVAVITNVGISHLENLGSRENIYRAKMEITDFFGRDNVLIINESCDLLKRSRIHGDYKVITAGETGTEDYVVSDIRDMGLEGVSFTLTAGGESREFRLNVPGAHNALNAALAVAACAQYGVTMDQAAEGLRKLQLTGKRLKVREARGIRVLDDSYNAAPDSVKSAVRTMEATPAERRVAILGAMNELGDDTPALHYEVGRYAAEHGISLVVGIEPKAAEIVRGAREAGCDALYFDEKEDLYPELPKLLKEGDLVLTKASMTRHFWEIADKIING
- a CDS encoding penicillin-binding transpeptidase domain-containing protein — translated: MSKVGMKSKKRIIIVFLMILALVLVLALRTAWIQIVRAEDYSQKAISQQMSDSTIEANRGVIYDKNGKEMASSAICYSVWVRPAQITENYVSDTKLDEISTKLAVILDMKASTIKSRLKSKSNLVRLAKYLDKKQCDKIRELDITGLEITEGTKRYYPLGTTAAKLLGSVTDDNVGRSGIEAQFDNYLSGVSGRWIKETDLNGDTLSYGSQKLYQAKDGYNLYLTIDEVLQNYVEKAVAAAMKKTQAKRIMCLVMNPETGDILACVTNPSFDPNNATEPVSGTELAAFNKMTTKQQTSYLSKMWSNPIVSDLYEPGSTFKLVTTSAALEEGVTTPTTRYYDSGSILVNGTRLYCWNKAGHGNQTLTQAVGNSCNTVQVRLVEKLGKKKYYNYLEMFGITDKTHVDLPAETSAIIKNESSLTNVDLATMSYGQGIALTPIQILTAACAIGNDGVLMQPRIISRMTDSSGKTVKTFKTKKVRKVISTKTANEMKDIMEYVVEKGGGKNAAVAGYRIGGKTGTADKVVNGKYTKDTYSSFLGMAPMEDPKLAVLVVVDSPKGSQYGSAVAAPVAGTFFKKALTYMEISPKYTSSSEKSQNVVYLPGLAGKTYAQAAAILSKKGLKYQVSPAVKNGKTDFKIVDQYPKAGTKVNKGDTVYLYRK
- a CDS encoding FtsB family cell division protein gives rise to the protein MSVIDKRRILAAIVMIGCVCVAMVVMTAYAAEIRCENNALIAKNKALQGEVDTLDVKIKTANNVDHIEKVAKSKLGMVYPTSDNCVYLKDSDTPRRNFAAVIRREAYN
- the rsmH gene encoding 16S rRNA (cytosine(1402)-N(4))-methyltransferase RsmH — encoded protein: MEFRHTPVLLDQCIENLNIRPDGVYVDGTLGGGGHSFHICERLSEQGTLIGTDRDRDALEAAEKRLQEFSCRKYFVQSNYADIKTVLAEKGIEKIDGALLDIGVSSFQLDNAERGFSYMQDAPLDMRMNREDDLTAYDVVNSYDRDELTRIIREYGEERWASRIAAFIVRARAEKPVESTSELVEIIKKAIPAGARRSGPHPAKRTFQAIRIEVNDELGELSRAVDEYLDVMNPGGRLCIITFHSLEDRIVKQKLQKRADPCTCPPEFPVCVCGKKADIRKVTRKPIVAEASELDLNPRARSAKLRVCEKI
- the mraZ gene encoding division/cell wall cluster transcriptional repressor MraZ, which encodes MFMGTYYNSIDAKNRLIVPSKHRDQLAGKCVLTKGLDTCLYIYSMNEWDKLTEKIAELPESDPKVREYIRDHYANAVECEFDKQGRIVIPQPLIDYAKITKELVTMGAMKKIEIWSREVWETPDNEGSMQTEDYSEALAKYNF
- a CDS encoding GIY-YIG nuclease family protein; its protein translation is MNYTYILRCGDGSLYTGWTNDLEKRLAAHNAGRGGRYTRSRLPVELAYYESFDTKNEAMRREAAIKKLTRQEKEKLIKGIR
- a CDS encoding acyl-[acyl-carrier-protein] thioesterase, which gives rise to MKYSEHYEVTCHDVDQNNHIKPTNLVRYMQETANHQMRDRKPSYYDLFFDGKAFIVTRMNIKIHAQLQQYDKIEAHTWICPGKAATFPRCYEILRGDELVAEAYSEWAVANRITGKLCGTNEIDITEYEQDEALTLSIPRRYHFPKDLRFEPVGEHHVFYSDCDMNRHMNNANYSDLLWNYIPEICEKEVTSINIRFMREAALGTDIEIFAARPEISLGQDDDAEELYAFRTRVNGATNVECLMGVRRTETQEQPEPAQRVQTQDRPEPAQKPESREE
- a CDS encoding ISL3 family transposase yields the protein MNDIIRFLELEDPAITIEDISTEGRVKTVTLSTPPEIRFCPRCSFRMHSRGIRIRRVNHPILQDTYQLVLLLKQRRWRCTNGQCRYEENESFNFISKHRRNTNAADFLIVNEFRDLTKSAADIARKFNTSDTYAINVFDRYVNMKRIALTDAISIDEVHLDIDQICQYALVVQDFHTGEVIDLLESRRQNVTEPYFASIPKEERFAVQYLITDMNNEYLRYVERYFPNAVSVVDSFHVIQWIVKELADFIRDLQNTIRERDEIRQKKLSEKAGHQVRLPMSDELYLLKHYRFLLLSNADSITYHEEPHMDRHFRCLMRTSDYKERFFLIDPALKELHDLKERYVRFNTVNAGKPQKAAIELNQLINDYAHCDHDIFIRFSRLLKRHREPIINSFVLMERLDKNGGAIISRLSNGPIESTNRKAKDLKRMGRGFRNFNHFRNRFLFASRNDPQLNGREPVGQDRPRSLRYRNTVPKSKQRVLNAELESILEMYDCSKDELLSLRHWVAEGNSPFNNPDRILNEAGLPCDFIAASRILDEAFLDINKGGDLR